A genome region from Glutamicibacter arilaitensis Re117 includes the following:
- a CDS encoding DUF805 domain-containing protein, with amino-acid sequence MSDPVYPPNNPYATSETESLSLPLYGASFGEAVKRFFKKYATFSGRASLSEYWWVALFNFIVGFVAVIAMFMSGALAIEPGAVEVPTEAVVVEWIVNIYGLATLIPNISIAVRRLHDANFSGWLYLLALVPILGTLALLILTLMPANPVGTRFDKRELWPEQPTAP; translated from the coding sequence ATGTCTGACCCTGTTTACCCGCCGAATAATCCTTATGCGACGTCTGAGACTGAAAGTCTGAGCTTACCGTTGTACGGAGCGTCTTTTGGCGAAGCCGTCAAACGGTTCTTCAAGAAGTACGCGACTTTCAGTGGCCGTGCGAGTTTGAGTGAGTACTGGTGGGTGGCGTTGTTCAATTTCATCGTAGGTTTTGTGGCTGTGATCGCGATGTTCATGAGCGGTGCACTTGCTATTGAGCCTGGCGCCGTTGAGGTCCCTACGGAGGCTGTCGTGGTGGAGTGGATAGTGAACATCTATGGTTTGGCGACGCTGATCCCGAATATTTCGATCGCGGTGCGTCGTTTACATGATGCCAACTTCAGTGGCTGGTTGTATCTGTTAGCGCTTGTGCCGATCTTGGGTACCTTGGCGCTTTTGATTTTGACATTGATGCCAGCCAACCCGGTAGGTACACGTTTCGACAAACGGGAGTTGTGGCCTGAACAGCCGACCGCGCCATAG